Proteins from a genomic interval of Chryseobacterium indologenes:
- a CDS encoding bacteriocin: protein MKNLKKLNKNKLKEISGGISYPYPGECFYVCSDGIQYRELCRVEFICPDGEQPIIY, encoded by the coding sequence ATGAAAAATCTAAAAAAGTTAAACAAAAACAAGCTAAAGGAAATTTCCGGAGGAATAAGCTATCCATACCCGGGAGAATGTTTTTATGTATGCAGTGATGGTATTCAATACCGGGAATTATGCAGGGTTGAATTTATTTGCCCTGACGGAGAACAACCCATTATTTATTAA
- a CDS encoding PA0069 family radical SAM protein, translating to MSNENFIKGQGAQRNVINRFDRYTYEPDDEDFETIKTSFTEVFPKTIVNQVKSADLPMEYSMNPYQGCEHGCAYCFARPTHEYWGYSAGIDFERKIMVKKNAPELLEKFFQKRGYQAAPILLSGNTDCYQPAERQFEITRKLLQVCLEYRHPVNVLTKNALVLRDIDILKPMAEQNLVSVSLSIPTINEELRRKMEPRTSSAANKLKAIEVLSENNIPVHVMVAPIIPGLNSDEPLTILKAISDAGAQGFGYTLVRLNETVEPVFVKWIEAHFPDRARKVLNLIRSMRGGKLGDKRYFERQKGEGNIAEMIHTTFKVGRKKFFEGKEFPKLSTSNFTGSKDQQLRLFD from the coding sequence ATGTCAAACGAAAATTTCATAAAAGGTCAGGGAGCTCAGCGAAACGTTATCAACCGTTTCGACAGGTATACCTATGAACCTGATGATGAAGATTTCGAAACCATAAAGACTTCTTTCACAGAAGTTTTTCCTAAAACAATTGTCAATCAGGTAAAGAGTGCAGATCTTCCGATGGAGTATTCTATGAATCCTTATCAGGGATGTGAACATGGTTGTGCTTATTGCTTTGCAAGACCTACTCATGAGTATTGGGGCTATAGTGCAGGAATTGATTTTGAAAGAAAAATCATGGTTAAAAAGAATGCTCCGGAGCTGCTGGAAAAATTTTTTCAAAAAAGAGGATATCAGGCTGCTCCCATTTTACTTTCCGGAAATACAGATTGCTATCAGCCTGCTGAAAGACAATTTGAAATTACCCGGAAACTTCTGCAGGTATGTCTTGAGTACAGGCATCCCGTGAATGTTCTGACAAAGAACGCTCTTGTACTGAGGGATATTGATATTTTGAAACCGATGGCAGAACAGAACCTGGTTTCTGTTTCATTAAGTATTCCGACAATTAATGAAGAGTTGAGAAGAAAAATGGAACCAAGAACCAGTTCGGCGGCTAATAAATTGAAGGCCATAGAAGTACTTTCTGAAAATAATATTCCCGTTCATGTCATGGTTGCCCCTATTATTCCGGGGTTGAATAGTGACGAGCCGCTTACTATATTAAAAGCTATTTCTGATGCCGGAGCGCAGGGATTTGGATATACTTTAGTAAGGTTAAATGAAACCGTGGAACCAGTATTTGTCAAATGGATTGAAGCACATTTTCCTGACCGTGCCCGGAAAGTTTTGAACTTGATACGTTCCATGCGGGGAGGGAAACTTGGAGACAAAAGGTATTTCGAGAGACAAAAAGGCGAAGGGAATATTGCAGAAATGATTCATACAACTTTTAAAGTCGGCAGGAAAAAATTTTTTGAAGGAAAGGAATTTCCCAAACTTTCGACGTCTAATTTTACAGGAAGCAAGGACCAGCAATTAAGGCTGTTTGATTAA
- a CDS encoding DUF2797 domain-containing protein, which produces MQFQGQILKMTSYDAKPVQYYLNLSGDLIHLNELFGKELSIKHVGFQCVNCGEDKPVYRMGFCKNCFFESPYASDTIIRPELSTAHLGVAERDLEVEKEIQLQPHTVYLAYTGDVKVGVTRNTQIPTRWIDQGATFALPIARTENRYEAGMIEVALKDHLPDKTNWRKMLQDDFEGEIDLADFRQKIKEYFPEDFQKFYSEGEELWMFDYPFEKPEKVSSFTLDKKPEFTGRLTGIKGQYLGFEGGNFINVRGHEGYVIELGIKN; this is translated from the coding sequence ATGCAGTTTCAAGGGCAAATTTTAAAAATGACGAGCTATGATGCAAAACCGGTTCAATACTATCTCAATCTTTCAGGGGACCTGATCCATTTGAATGAGCTGTTTGGAAAGGAATTAAGCATAAAACATGTAGGGTTTCAATGTGTAAACTGTGGGGAAGATAAGCCTGTTTACAGAATGGGTTTTTGTAAGAATTGTTTTTTTGAAAGTCCTTATGCAAGTGATACAATTATTCGTCCTGAGCTCTCTACAGCGCATCTGGGAGTAGCGGAACGTGACCTTGAAGTGGAAAAAGAAATTCAGCTTCAGCCTCATACGGTTTATCTTGCCTATACAGGAGATGTGAAAGTGGGCGTTACAAGAAATACCCAGATTCCCACAAGATGGATCGATCAGGGTGCTACGTTTGCCTTGCCTATTGCCAGAACAGAAAATCGTTACGAAGCCGGAATGATAGAAGTTGCCTTAAAAGACCATCTTCCCGACAAAACCAATTGGAGAAAAATGCTTCAGGATGATTTTGAAGGAGAAATTGATCTTGCTGATTTCAGACAGAAAATTAAAGAATACTTTCCGGAAGACTTTCAAAAGTTCTACAGTGAAGGAGAAGAACTATGGATGTTTGATTATCCTTTTGAAAAACCGGAAAAAGTTTCATCATTTACTTTAGATAAAAAGCCGGAGTTTACAGGAAGACTTACGGGGATTAAAGGGCAGTACCTGGGATTTGAAGGAGGAAATTTTATTAATGTCAGAGGGCATGAGGGATATGTAATTGAATTGGGAATAAAAAATTAA
- a CDS encoding GDP-mannose 4,6-dehydratase codes for MIYLVTGGSGFIGSHLIEQLLRNGHSVINIDNFDDFYGYQIKIKNTLESIDKNSDFEFSDKVADIQRLISLTQSAQYSLYYQDIRDKKGLENIFKHHSIDMIIHLAALAGVRPSIESPLEYEEVNVRGTMNLWELCKEYGIKKFICASSSSVYGNNEKTPFAETDNVDNPISPYAATKKCGEILGHVYHQLYGIDMIQLRFFTVYGPRQRPDLAIHKFTKLISDRQEIPFYGDGNTARDYTYIDDIIDGILKSVTYLENHTQVYEILNLGENEVVTLSEMVATIENALQITATKKNLPMQPGDVTKTNADITKAKTLIGYKPDTDFQNGIKKFVEWFLRKRQ; via the coding sequence ATGATTTATCTTGTAACAGGCGGCAGCGGTTTTATCGGTTCCCATTTGATTGAACAATTATTAAGAAATGGACATTCTGTCATAAACATTGACAATTTTGATGATTTCTACGGGTATCAGATAAAAATTAAAAATACTTTAGAGTCAATTGATAAAAATTCGGATTTTGAGTTTTCTGATAAAGTGGCTGATATCCAGCGTTTAATTTCCCTCACTCAATCTGCTCAATATTCTCTTTATTATCAGGATATCAGGGATAAAAAAGGACTTGAGAACATTTTTAAGCACCACTCCATTGATATGATCATCCACCTTGCCGCATTGGCAGGTGTACGTCCGTCTATTGAAAGCCCCTTGGAATACGAAGAAGTAAATGTTCGTGGTACGATGAATCTTTGGGAACTGTGCAAAGAATATGGTATTAAAAAATTCATTTGTGCCTCTTCGTCAAGCGTTTACGGAAATAATGAAAAAACTCCTTTTGCAGAGACTGACAATGTAGACAATCCTATTTCGCCTTATGCCGCTACTAAAAAATGTGGAGAAATTTTAGGACACGTCTACCATCAACTCTATGGTATTGATATGATTCAGCTTAGATTTTTTACCGTTTACGGACCCAGACAGCGCCCGGACCTTGCCATACACAAGTTTACGAAACTGATCTCAGACCGACAGGAAATTCCTTTTTATGGTGACGGAAATACTGCCAGAGATTACACTTATATTGATGACATCATTGACGGAATTCTAAAATCTGTTACCTATCTGGAGAATCACACTCAGGTCTATGAAATCCTTAATTTAGGAGAAAATGAGGTCGTTACTTTATCTGAGATGGTCGCCACCATCGAAAATGCATTACAAATAACTGCCACCAAAAAAAATCTGCCAATGCAACCGGGTGATGTCACAAAAACCAATGCCGATATCACAAAAGCAAAGACATTAATAGGGTACAAACCAGACACAGACTTCCAAAATGGCATAAAAAAATTTGTGGAATGGTTTTTGAGAAAACGACAATAA
- a CDS encoding DUF2795 domain-containing protein — MYWTLELASYLSDAPWPMTKAELIDYAIRTGAPMEVVENLQAIEDEGEIYESIEEVWSDYPTDEDFLWNEDEY; from the coding sequence ATGTACTGGACATTAGAATTAGCATCCTATCTAAGTGACGCACCTTGGCCAATGACAAAAGCAGAGCTTATTGACTACGCAATCAGAACTGGTGCACCTATGGAAGTAGTAGAAAACCTTCAGGCAATTGAAGATGAAGGAGAGATTTATGAATCGATTGAGGAAGTTTGGAGTGACTACCCGACAGACGAAGATTTCCTTTGGAACGAGGACGAATATTAA
- the secA gene encoding preprotein translocase subunit SecA, translating to MSFLNKVLKGFLGDKKAQDLKEVKKVVTKIKAVEPNIQQLSDDGLRQKTAEFKENIKSATSKITAQIEQIKEQIKNSTNVDEKEALFSKIESLKKESYEIEEKVLLQVLPEAFALIKETARRWAQNGEIRVTASDWDRELAAAGKDFVEIQGDQAVWKNSWDAAGTPVVWDMVHYDVQFIGGIILHSGKIAEMATGEGKTLVGTLPIYLNSLPERGVHVVTVNDYLAKRDSAWMGPLYQFHGMSIDCIDNHQPNSDGRRKAYNSDITYGTNNEFGFDYLRDNMVTSPSELVQRELNFAIVDEVDSVLVDDARTPLIISGPVPQGDRQEFDVLKPSIDRIVDVQKKTVSAIFNEAKKLIAAGNTKEGGFKLLQAYRGLPKNRQLIKFLSESGNRALLQKVEAQYMQDNNRDMPIVDKDLYFVIEEKNNQVDLTDKGVEYMSQGNSDPNFFVLPDIGTEIAEVEAKNLSKEEEFEAKERLFSDFAEKSERVHTMSQLLKAYTLFEKDDEYVVIDGEVKIVDEQTGRIMEGRRYSDGLHQAIEAKENVKIEAATQTFATITLQNYFRMYNKLAGMTGTAETEAGELWEIYKLDVVVIPTNRPILRHDKQDLVYKTNREKYNAVIEEVEKLTAAGRPVLVGTTSVEISQLLSKALQLRKIPHQVLNAKLHKKEAEIVAGAGQPGVVTIATNMAGRGTDIKLSKEVKDAGGLAIIGTERHDSRRVDRQLRGRAGRQGDPGSSQFYVSLEDNLMRLFGSERIAKMMDRMGHKEGEVIQHSMISKSIERAQKKVEENNFGTRKRLLEYDDVMNKQRDVIYKRRKNALFGDHLKYDITNMIFDVANSIVAKGKASGNYKDFEYEIIKTFTMESPVSQNDFNNKNIQDLTNILFKAAQEDYQMKLNLLKEKSFPIIENVYQNQGSMFKMIQVPFTDGHKTMTIVADLKEAYETQCESLVNDFEKNITLSIIDENWKLHLREMDDLRRSSQGAVYEQKDPLVIYKQESFHLFSEMIDKLNKEIISFLYKGEIPA from the coding sequence ATGAGTTTTTTAAACAAAGTTCTTAAAGGGTTTTTGGGAGACAAAAAAGCGCAGGACCTAAAAGAAGTAAAAAAAGTTGTAACAAAAATCAAAGCTGTAGAACCAAACATCCAACAATTGTCGGATGATGGTTTGAGACAAAAAACTGCTGAGTTTAAAGAGAATATAAAATCTGCAACCAGCAAGATCACAGCTCAAATAGAACAGATTAAAGAGCAGATAAAAAATTCAACAAACGTTGACGAGAAAGAGGCTCTTTTCTCAAAAATTGAGTCTTTAAAGAAGGAATCATACGAAATTGAAGAAAAAGTGCTCCTTCAGGTTCTTCCGGAAGCCTTTGCATTGATCAAGGAAACCGCAAGAAGATGGGCACAGAATGGAGAAATCCGTGTAACAGCAAGTGACTGGGATAGAGAACTGGCTGCTGCCGGGAAAGATTTCGTTGAAATTCAGGGAGACCAAGCTGTTTGGAAAAACTCATGGGATGCTGCCGGAACTCCAGTAGTTTGGGATATGGTCCACTATGATGTTCAGTTTATCGGAGGTATTATTCTTCACAGCGGTAAAATTGCCGAAATGGCAACGGGTGAAGGTAAAACTTTGGTAGGAACATTACCTATTTACTTAAATTCACTTCCGGAAAGAGGAGTTCACGTTGTAACCGTGAATGACTATCTTGCTAAAAGAGACTCGGCTTGGATGGGACCATTGTATCAGTTCCACGGGATGTCAATCGATTGTATTGATAACCACCAGCCTAACTCAGACGGAAGAAGAAAAGCATACAACTCAGATATTACCTACGGAACAAACAACGAATTCGGTTTCGATTATCTGAGAGACAACATGGTCACTTCACCTTCAGAACTGGTACAAAGAGAATTGAACTTTGCGATCGTGGATGAGGTAGACTCCGTATTGGTAGATGATGCAAGAACACCATTGATTATTTCCGGTCCGGTTCCTCAGGGAGACAGACAGGAGTTTGATGTTCTGAAGCCGTCTATCGACAGAATTGTCGATGTTCAGAAAAAGACAGTTTCTGCCATCTTCAATGAAGCTAAAAAATTAATTGCTGCCGGAAATACTAAAGAAGGCGGTTTCAAATTACTTCAGGCCTACAGAGGTCTTCCTAAAAACAGACAATTAATCAAATTCTTATCGGAAAGCGGAAACAGAGCATTGCTTCAGAAAGTTGAAGCGCAATATATGCAGGACAACAACCGTGATATGCCGATCGTAGATAAAGATCTTTATTTCGTTATCGAGGAGAAAAACAACCAGGTTGACCTTACTGATAAAGGAGTTGAATATATGTCTCAGGGTAACTCTGACCCGAACTTCTTCGTTCTTCCGGATATCGGAACTGAAATCGCTGAAGTAGAGGCTAAAAACCTTTCTAAAGAAGAAGAATTCGAAGCAAAAGAAAGACTTTTCAGTGATTTTGCTGAAAAATCAGAACGTGTTCATACGATGAGCCAGCTATTGAAAGCCTACACATTATTTGAAAAAGATGATGAATATGTAGTAATTGATGGTGAAGTAAAAATCGTTGATGAGCAGACAGGTCGTATCATGGAGGGACGTCGTTATTCTGACGGTCTTCACCAGGCGATCGAAGCGAAAGAAAATGTGAAAATTGAGGCCGCTACCCAGACTTTTGCAACAATTACGCTTCAGAATTACTTCCGTATGTACAACAAGCTTGCGGGAATGACCGGTACTGCTGAGACAGAGGCTGGTGAACTTTGGGAGATCTACAAATTAGATGTTGTAGTGATTCCGACCAACCGTCCTATCTTAAGACATGACAAACAAGATTTGGTTTATAAGACCAACAGAGAAAAATATAACGCCGTAATTGAAGAGGTTGAAAAATTAACTGCCGCAGGAAGACCTGTATTGGTAGGAACAACGTCAGTTGAAATTTCTCAGTTGCTTTCAAAGGCGCTTCAATTAAGAAAAATTCCACACCAGGTACTGAACGCGAAACTTCACAAAAAAGAAGCGGAAATCGTGGCTGGTGCAGGACAGCCGGGAGTTGTAACAATTGCAACGAACATGGCTGGTCGTGGTACCGACATTAAGCTTTCAAAAGAAGTAAAAGATGCAGGAGGTCTAGCCATCATCGGTACTGAAAGACACGACTCAAGACGTGTTGACAGACAGTTAAGAGGTAGAGCCGGTCGTCAGGGAGATCCGGGAAGTTCTCAGTTCTATGTATCTCTTGAAGATAACCTGATGCGTTTGTTCGGTTCGGAAAGAATCGCTAAAATGATGGACAGAATGGGTCACAAAGAAGGTGAAGTAATTCAGCATTCGATGATCAGCAAATCTATTGAAAGAGCTCAGAAAAAAGTAGAAGAGAACAACTTCGGAACAAGAAAGAGACTTCTTGAATATGATGACGTAATGAACAAACAGCGTGACGTTATCTATAAGAGAAGAAAGAACGCCCTTTTCGGAGATCACCTGAAGTATGATATTACCAATATGATTTTTGATGTGGCTAATTCTATCGTTGCGAAAGGAAAGGCAAGCGGAAATTATAAAGATTTTGAATACGAAATCATTAAAACATTTACAATGGAATCTCCGGTTTCTCAAAATGATTTTAATAATAAAAACATTCAGGATTTAACGAATATCTTATTCAAAGCTGCTCAGGAAGATTATCAGATGAAACTGAACTTACTGAAAGAGAAATCATTCCCAATCATTGAGAATGTCTATCAGAATCAGGGTTCAATGTTCAAAATGATCCAGGTTCCTTTCACCGACGGACATAAGACAATGACCATCGTAGCTGACCTTAAAGAAGCTTATGAAACTCAGTGTGAAAGCCTGGTAAATGACTTTGAAAAGAATATCACGCTATCGATTATCGATGAGAACTGGAAACTTCATCTTCGTGAAATGGATGACTTAAGAAGATCATCTCAGGGTGCAGTGTACGAGCAGAAAGATCCGTTGGTAATTTACAAACAGGAATCTTTCCACTTATTCAGTGAAATGATCGATAAATTGAATAAAGAAATTATTTCTTTCTTATACAAAGGAGAAATTCCTGCATAA
- a CDS encoding TonB-dependent receptor has translation MKNVLICASMLGSMVTFAQKNDSANTKSIDEVVLINTYIKKDSEYSNKMPLKAIENPQVYSSIDKVILENQGLYTVDDALKNIPGLQPMWTSNGRAGDGGAYVSLRGFVSANSLRNGVLGAVTGTIDAINLEKVEVLKGPSGTLFGSLLSSYGGVINRVTKKPYEKFGGNISLAGGSYNTYRAAVDINTPLTQDKKLLFRLNSAYTNEGTFQSEGFRRNLAIAPSLSYKPNDRLSINLDMELFQMKNMTDQTFFFYSGKYLQKVNSIKDLNLDYRNSYLGKDLTNTGRSINFFGQVNYKISNSITSNTNFSTSSSYSNGFMPYLYFMGDSADNMYRSDQSTRDSRKRSLNFQQNFNGDFKIGNLRNRVVLGFDYLRVNNNQNFYDVNGFDKDEKGNSIPVPLHQPGFDYTNFNGTSLQSQYNALAGKESPYLIKGIQENYAVYLSNVLNITDNLNVLMALRVDNFTNKPESSGENKKLDQTFFSPKVGIVYELIKDKVSVFGNYQNSFKNLNYYLNASGATVTPVPEQANQMEGGIKTNLFNGKVSSTFSYYNIKVKDVLRNAIGAADPRAQVQDGTIISRGVELEINAYLLKGFTAIAGFSYNDSKYTQSDESVLNRRPNTAGSPYLANLYASYQFLDGKLKGLGFGIGGNYASENKIVNNFNTTDQTNEVFTLPSYVVLNASAYYDAKKFRIGVKVDNFTNQHYWIGYTTANPQRLINAVGTFTYKF, from the coding sequence ATGAAAAATGTACTGATCTGTGCCTCAATGTTAGGTTCTATGGTAACTTTTGCCCAGAAAAATGATTCAGCCAACACCAAAAGCATTGATGAAGTAGTACTGATTAATACCTATATCAAAAAAGATAGTGAATATTCAAACAAGATGCCGCTAAAGGCTATTGAAAATCCGCAAGTATATTCAAGTATTGATAAAGTCATTTTAGAAAATCAGGGACTTTATACCGTAGATGATGCTCTAAAAAACATCCCGGGATTACAACCGATGTGGACTTCAAATGGAAGAGCAGGTGATGGAGGAGCCTATGTAAGTTTAAGAGGTTTTGTATCAGCAAATTCTTTGCGAAACGGAGTACTGGGCGCTGTAACTGGAACTATTGATGCCATAAACCTTGAAAAAGTAGAGGTGCTGAAAGGTCCGTCAGGAACATTATTCGGAAGTTTATTGTCAAGTTACGGAGGAGTAATCAATAGAGTTACTAAAAAACCTTACGAAAAATTTGGAGGAAATATCAGCCTTGCCGGTGGCAGCTATAATACATACAGAGCCGCAGTGGATATCAACACTCCCCTTACCCAGGACAAAAAGCTCTTATTCCGTTTAAACTCAGCTTATACGAATGAAGGTACTTTCCAATCAGAAGGATTCAGAAGAAATCTTGCCATTGCTCCTAGTTTAAGCTATAAACCTAATGACCGATTAAGCATCAACCTTGACATGGAGCTGTTTCAGATGAAGAATATGACTGACCAGACCTTTTTCTTCTACTCAGGTAAATACCTCCAAAAAGTAAATAGCATCAAAGATCTTAACCTCGATTATAGAAATTCATATCTGGGAAAAGACCTTACCAATACAGGAAGAAGTATTAACTTCTTTGGACAGGTAAATTATAAAATTTCAAATTCAATAACTTCAAATACGAATTTCAGTACATCGTCCAGCTATTCTAACGGATTTATGCCTTATTTATATTTTATGGGCGATAGTGCAGACAATATGTATAGAAGTGACCAATCTACGAGAGATAGTAGAAAAAGATCTCTCAATTTTCAACAAAACTTTAATGGCGATTTCAAAATCGGAAATTTAAGAAACAGAGTTGTTTTAGGTTTCGATTATTTGAGGGTAAATAACAATCAGAACTTCTACGATGTGAATGGCTTTGATAAGGATGAAAAAGGAAACTCAATCCCTGTTCCTTTACATCAGCCTGGTTTTGATTATACAAATTTTAATGGGACAAGTCTTCAGTCTCAATACAATGCTTTAGCCGGAAAGGAATCTCCCTATTTAATAAAAGGAATTCAGGAAAACTACGCTGTATACCTTTCAAACGTGCTCAATATTACCGACAATCTTAATGTACTCATGGCCTTAAGAGTGGATAATTTCACCAATAAACCGGAGAGTTCAGGGGAAAATAAAAAACTTGACCAGACATTTTTCTCTCCAAAAGTAGGTATTGTTTATGAGCTTATAAAAGACAAGGTTTCTGTTTTTGGAAATTATCAAAACAGTTTTAAGAACCTTAATTATTATCTGAACGCTTCAGGAGCAACTGTAACGCCTGTTCCGGAACAGGCCAACCAAATGGAAGGAGGAATCAAAACCAACCTATTTAATGGTAAAGTATCTTCTACATTCAGCTATTACAACATCAAAGTAAAAGATGTTTTGAGAAATGCAATTGGCGCTGCAGACCCACGAGCTCAGGTACAGGACGGAACTATTATAAGCCGTGGTGTCGAGTTGGAAATCAATGCATATTTACTAAAAGGTTTTACCGCTATTGCCGGATTCAGCTACAATGATTCAAAATACACTCAATCTGATGAGTCTGTGCTCAATAGAAGACCAAATACTGCAGGTTCACCTTATCTTGCAAATCTTTACGCCAGCTATCAATTTTTAGATGGCAAACTGAAAGGTTTAGGATTCGGAATTGGAGGAAATTATGCCAGTGAAAATAAAATTGTCAATAACTTCAATACAACAGACCAAACAAACGAAGTATTTACTTTGCCTTCTTACGTTGTCCTTAATGCCAGTGCTTATTATGATGCTAAAAAATTCAGAATTGGGGTAAAAGTAGACAACTTTACCAATCAACATTACTGGATCGGATATACCACAGCCAATCCACAAAGGTTAATTAACGCCGTAGGAACTTTCACTTATAAATTCTAA
- a CDS encoding TonB-dependent siderophore receptor, with product MKKLTIGAAVLTSMLTLAQEKDTIKSNNIEEVVVNGRYYQKYKLNEVSGSLRIQTPILELPQNVQSVSSQVLADQITLNMSEGIVRNVSGARKVEHWDNVYSNVFMRGAGIATFMNGMNVSSTWGPINPDAAIIDRIEFVKGPAGFMGSMGDPAGFYNVVTKKPTGKFANSVRFTTGSYNLFRGEADLDGVLVKDGVLDYRINLMGSSNKSWVENDKTSKIIVAPSITFRPTKSTTFTAQYNYQYLKFNQPGAYLMSNDGYASLNVHTNFNDPNFKQTEVKDQSLFLSLDQKLFKDWVWSTQYAYMDLNYDGGSWWGTFDSNNKNILNRTVSNWQAKGKNHIFQTYVRGTLNTGNIVHKIIAGFDYGDRKYNADFSSFAGGPFPIDIYNVNYGVDPTKLPSSDFYTLNPSAPFYDDEGVKYTSYYAQDQIEMFNNKVRLTLAGRYTSGTTYAGYPYYSPGNVVPRNKAGEFTPRVGISYSIMDDFSVYGIYDKTFVPQSGTGINSTSITDPFKGQNIEFGLKKDWFGGKWNSTFAVYEIRRQNILVAGPKEQNGGVPFQIASGEQRARGFETDIKGEIVKGLNIIINYAYTDAKTIKDTEPANIGVQSPGNAKNVQNTWISYRFENGIMKGFGISAGYQYQGGRQSWFGVNAKKDQRLPDYFDTNFGISYVAKKFDVNLLLNNVLNKKLYSGYRGDAGEYAWIYNAPRNWRLSIGYKF from the coding sequence ATGAAAAAACTGACGATTGGAGCAGCAGTATTAACTTCGATGTTAACGCTCGCACAGGAAAAAGACACCATTAAATCTAATAATATTGAAGAAGTTGTTGTCAACGGAAGATACTACCAAAAATATAAACTTAATGAAGTTTCCGGTTCACTAAGAATCCAGACTCCTATTCTTGAACTTCCACAGAATGTACAGTCTGTAAGTTCTCAGGTTCTTGCTGATCAAATCACATTGAACATGTCCGAAGGAATTGTCCGAAACGTAAGTGGTGCCAGAAAAGTTGAACACTGGGACAATGTATACTCAAATGTATTTATGAGAGGAGCAGGGATCGCTACCTTCATGAACGGAATGAATGTTTCTTCAACATGGGGACCCATTAATCCTGATGCAGCTATCATTGACAGGATTGAATTTGTAAAAGGACCAGCAGGTTTCATGGGTTCAATGGGTGATCCAGCAGGATTTTATAATGTTGTAACGAAAAAACCAACCGGAAAGTTTGCCAATAGCGTAAGATTTACCACAGGAAGCTATAACCTTTTCAGAGGAGAAGCTGATTTAGACGGAGTTCTTGTTAAAGACGGGGTTTTAGATTACCGCATCAACTTAATGGGGAGTTCTAATAAATCCTGGGTAGAAAATGATAAGACAAGCAAAATTATTGTTGCACCATCCATCACTTTCAGACCAACAAAATCAACTACCTTTACGGCACAATATAACTATCAGTATTTAAAATTCAATCAACCCGGAGCTTATCTGATGTCTAACGATGGATATGCTTCACTAAATGTACATACAAACTTTAATGATCCCAACTTTAAACAAACTGAAGTAAAAGATCAGAGCTTATTTTTAAGCTTAGATCAGAAATTATTCAAAGATTGGGTGTGGAGCACACAGTACGCTTATATGGATCTGAATTATGACGGTGGTTCATGGTGGGGAACATTTGATTCAAACAATAAAAATATTTTAAACAGAACAGTAAGTAACTGGCAAGCAAAAGGAAAAAACCACATTTTCCAGACTTATGTAAGAGGAACACTTAATACGGGGAATATTGTTCATAAAATTATTGCAGGATTTGATTACGGAGACAGAAAATACAATGCTGACTTTTCATCTTTTGCAGGTGGCCCATTCCCTATCGATATTTATAATGTGAATTATGGTGTAGATCCTACAAAACTACCTTCTTCTGACTTTTATACGCTAAACCCTTCTGCTCCTTTTTATGATGATGAAGGTGTAAAATATACTTCATATTATGCTCAGGATCAGATTGAAATGTTTAACAACAAAGTAAGATTAACATTAGCAGGAAGATACACCAGTGGTACTACTTATGCAGGGTATCCCTATTATTCGCCAGGAAATGTTGTTCCAAGAAATAAGGCAGGAGAATTTACACCACGAGTAGGAATTAGTTATTCAATCATGGACGATTTCTCTGTTTACGGTATTTATGACAAAACCTTCGTGCCACAATCCGGAACAGGAATCAATTCTACTTCAATTACAGATCCTTTCAAAGGGCAGAATATTGAATTCGGATTGAAGAAAGACTGGTTCGGAGGGAAATGGAACTCTACTTTTGCCGTTTACGAAATCAGAAGACAAAATATTCTTGTTGCAGGACCTAAAGAACAAAACGGAGGAGTTCCTTTTCAGATTGCTTCAGGGGAACAGAGAGCAAGAGGTTTTGAAACTGATATCAAAGGAGAAATTGTAAAAGGACTGAATATTATCATCAACTACGCCTATACTGATGCTAAAACAATTAAAGATACAGAACCTGCCAATATAGGAGTTCAATCTCCCGGAAATGCTAAAAATGTTCAAAATACATGGATCAGCTATAGATTCGAAAATGGCATTATGAAAGGTTTTGGAATCTCAGCAGGATATCAGTATCAGGGAGGAAGACAATCATGGTTTGGGGTCAATGCGAAAAAGGATCAACGCCTTCCGGACTATTTTGACACCAATTTCGGAATTTCCTACGTAGCCAAAAAATTTGATGTGAACCTACTGCTAAACAATGTCCTTAACAAAAAGCTTTACAGTGGTTATAGAGGCGATGCAGGTGAATATGCTTGGATCTACAACGCGCCGCGCAACTGGAGATTATCAATCGGATACAAATTTTAA